CGCTacaatttattaataattacaaaataagaTGAATTTATTGCCACAAAAAAAGATTAAGTGGCATAAAAAATCAATTAAGATTTTTATCCATTGTTGCTGCCacttgttgaaaataaatgcttTTCTAAATATCTAAATTTTCATTTAGATATTGGGGAAAATCATGCGGAACACCAGTGActaaaggtcaaaggtcacgtgACGAGTCAGCTGACTTGCTGATGATAAAGTATTAAGGAGTAGGAAATCCAAATGCCCAATAGTGTGGTGCCAACTAAAGCCTTGTCCTTTCTCAGCAGAAAGTTCTGGCACTGgttctgatgctgctgctgtcccaGCTGGCTTGCGATGCCCACAGTGTGTCCGACTGCTGCAGACATCCGACCCGCTCCTGTCGCCTCTACGTGCTGCTGTGCCGCCCGAGCGGCCAGGCCTCGGCTGTCAACGACGCGTCGGCCGGAATCCTCACCCTGGGCAAGAGGACGGAGGACGAGCAGCGACTGCAGAGTCGGCTGCACATGCTGTTGCACGGCTCTCGGAACCAGGCGGCCGGGATCCTGACAATGGGGAGGAGGGACGAGGAGCAGGCCAGGGGCCAGTACATGAACTGGGTCGTCCAGTCGGGGCCCACCGTCACGACACAACTGCCTGCACAAGACTGACATCTGCTGGACTCTTTTGGTCTCCAACTGGAGCGTGTAAATATGAGATTTAATAGCTgataattaaaatgaaaaccacTGAAGCTCTCTTTATTTCTTTAACAATTATTTCtttcaaaaccaagtgtttaaCCACAAGATGACGCTAAAAGCCCTAAAAGCGAGAGCGGAAACTGTCTTCTATGTTGTTTCTGGAGGCTCATTCCTgcccagaaaaacaaaaataaacaaacaacctAAAAGTGAGAGCGGAAACTGTCTTCAATGTGTGATGCAGTTGTTTATGGACCTCATTCCTGCCCAccgaaacaaaaataaacaaacaagttaCGTTTAGCAGCCGTTTAACTGTGAAAAAAccaaactcaaaaacaaaaagcacaatACCAGAGTTAATTCCAGAGTTGAATGCATCACTTTTTGttggcttgtttttgttttccgttGCCAAGAATGGCCTTCCATAACTATTAAACCAAGATTATAAATATTGAGATTTTTAAAAAGGTTCTATTCAGTGTAGCAAAAAGGTGGAGGCGCTGGGTTTGAGGGTCCCCAACTTAATATCTACACTCTAATTTCAGTGCAAATGTTTGGACTCGAATGACTAACAAGTGAAGTGTGTGTCATGTAACCGTCCACAATGTACTCCGATCCTCTTCAGCGATACCCACCAGCCACTTCAGTAGCACGTGGGTGGTATAAAATACCATCATGATGGTCACCTTTGACCCCGCGGATACACCCTGCCAAAGCATGGATGTAAATAATTATATGCGTGTGAGATAGCGAGATGTTTCAGCGGGTTTGTGCAGAGAGAAGGTGTGAATGAGCAGTGGGGGGATGCaagagaggcagagacagagagggaggagggagggcagCAGGAGAGGCGAGGCTTCACCATAGTAGTGGAGAGAAGTGAAGAGATGATACCAAGAAACCATCCATCACTTGGTGAAAACGTAGGTAAAACTTGCTTTCGCTCCGACTAGGAGAGTCAAGAACTGGGTGGGGTTTAAGATGCCTGTCATGAAGGGGCTGCTCGCTCCCCAAAACACCTTCCTGGACACCATCGTCGACCACTTTGATGGCACTCGTAAGtctccatttcatttcaaattttcTCTCCTTTTTCCCTTCAGGAATAATTTGAGTTCACTATAGTAATCTCTATTTTTTATGTCAatcttattttacttttaaaagtTTGGACCTGAAAATTTTGAGAAAATACAATGTGGCAACATCACGCAGGATTGTTGCTATAGCTTTGACAATAGCAAGCAGGtaaattccattttaaatgaaataaaatctttttttttttttttcgacaaaAAATGTCATGAGTCAATGAAGGGTGAAAAATGAGCaaatataaatgataaaataaaacatttctaaaTGCAAAGAAGATTTGAATAGACAAAACAtagagagaaaaacacaagaatCTTCATAATACTCTACATTTCTTGACTCAATTGGCTGGTGGATgttggtgatttattgtgtctGTGTATGAAGCCATATATTCACATGACACGTGCAGTTGATGTCCATGTGAGAGCGATTAACCTTGCAGGCTGTTGAGGCTCTCACCATGAGAACCATGCGCTCATGTGGGTGGAAAACAGAGATCTTCATAAAGCAGTGAAGACTCCTTGGTCTGTGACGAAGTCTCTTCTTTCACACACTTCGGATGAAAGGATAAGGGACAAAACTGACTCCTTTGGTGTGACTTCTCCTTTCAAAAAAATCCCTGTACTTCCAAAACCACAACTCTTGCGAATAGAGCGACTTCAAACCTAAAAGTACCACAACATTGTGGCACCTGACTTCTGAATCGAATTGAATTGGTgtgcatttatatttaaaattaaTGCATTTCACCATGATCCTGTTCAAAATAACAGCAAATTTActgtgtttttaacaaccaatcaataatcCCAAAAGATCCTAATAAATCATATGAATTTCTCTCGATACCGGTTTATTTGACGACAGAACAGCTTGAATTCTCGTGCCCTCCCTCCGCCGCTGGGGCGACATTGGACCCATCCCCTTGTAACTCTTCTTTtgtaacacacaaacaaaaacggCTTCAACTGTAAAAGGCCtctgtttattaaagaaaacTCCTTCTCACACGGAGGACAACCTCCCCAAAGTTTGGTTAcctcaaaacagaaaaacagaagcgtcaatgaatgagaaatgaatcCAAAGTTAGTAAAAGATCTATTTAtcgatcaaaaaaaaaacttggagcTATAATCAAGGATcaaaaagaggtgaagaggagagtgcaggcatggtggaCTGGGTGGAGAAGATGGGGCCTGTGACAGAACAGTGGCAGCTATAGGAAAGGATGTTTAGAGACAGCGGCTATGACATGCTCAGCTTCACACAACGAAACATAGAATGGAGCCAGGAAAATGGCGAAAGCACAGAGTGGACCCAGGTTCACTCCGATCCCAGAAGCacctgctgtgaggctgcagcatgaACCATTATGACACCCTGCTGCCGCTGCAGTAACCGGGCTGGAGCCGAGACAAGATAACTGGATTGAGAGGCGGAGGCTGAAGGAGAGGTTCAAGTCAAGAAACATCAATGAGGCGGAACAAAGAATCGGCGTCTTGGATCATTGGTGGGTCGGAAACACACACGTCTTGTTTGGGGCGCCTCTTCAGGTATAAAATGTTTTGCGACATCCAAAATGATGGTTGAGATCGAGGATGTCCTGGAATGTGAAGCTGAAAATGAAGTCGTCCGTGGTGCTGAAAGTGAAGTCTGAGGTTGAACTCAGGGTCACAGTGTCTTGGCAACCTCAGATTCAAACTCCAGCGCTgtgctttatttttatcctgccaaatcaccatggcaacagagttCCTAATTCTGAGCAGCTAACACATCCACACGTCATTAATTGCATGTTTCTCTAACTAGTTGCTGCTGACACCTCGATCAATTCTGAATCATCGCGCCGTCGATGTGCGCTGCCCTGGCTCAAGGGCAGAGGCGCGAGCGGCGCAACAGGTGCTCAGTGCGCGGCTTTATTCCTGTGACACAATGAGCCGGAGGGGAATTTCATCTCAGTCAATAGAATCAACGAAAGTCGAAACCGTCCTATTTGCTTGGATATTGAAGGGGTTATTATGGGCTGTGTGAAACAAGAACCTGACCAGTGGCCGCACAGACCTGCAGCAGGTGATCGAGTGAAGCCACAATAATTGCTGTCAACCGGTTTATGATCACGTTTAATCCTCTGAGAGGGTGTTTGTCGCTCTGTtttcaacacaattcaaaagCCGATGAAAATCAATTGCATCGACTTTAAAGCACGAAGAGAGATGAGTGAATTCACCAAGTTCTATTGAGACAATAGATCAGACCTGCGCAAAGGATtcttgctctccagacaacagagaacctttgtcagtgcaggagttcctggtccacagatcacactgatgcacaagacacgtggcagctaggatgagaacaacaacaacaaacatggaggaatccctgaacaaaagcaaacaaaagcatctgtttgctttggttcagggaggtttttcactacacaatgttccagggtttccactactctgaatggacttgaaattcttataaaatttaaattcttaaacaaatattttcaagacattaaaagagctttagtttaaataaggtgatataaaaagttgaatacagccaccattgtgatttattgtgctattgtcaaactgatgcaaaataaacaatattttgttgtttaaatgtatgtatggctccatcatttcattcagccatataccaaattcattcaaattggaaAAATGTAGGCCACAGATCTGAAGGAAGTGGACTGTTCAAGGACGTCACTTAGAGATTTATAGTGAATGTATTCCCACTATTAGGAGATTCAACATCTACTATTTTTTTCTAGTTGGCGACACTGCTCAGGTGACAATTTAGGATATAGtccatgtaaaaacaaaaatatttaaatcgcTGTTAGGGGTAGCACACGattaaaaaatcaatttaatgaaatatttgttcATGATTGATAAATCGCGATGAACATGTTAATATTTAACACAGAAATGATGGCTACATCAGCTTCCCGTATTGAGGTCAGGCTGACCAGTTGTTGACCTGTCATGGCGTTTTGCTCTCCTGTCTCTCACAGACAGCAACTTCCTGCTGGGAAATGCCCACGGTCGCCATGGTTACCCCATCGTCTACTGCTCGGATGGTTTTTGCGAACTGACCGGCTTCGCTCGGAATGAGGTGATGCAGAAGTCGTGCACGTGTCACTTCCTGCACGGCGCCGACACAAGTGAGAACCTGATCCAGCAGGTGGGCAAAGCTCTGGAGGGTCAGCAGGAGTGCCAGGTGGAGATCTGCTTCTACAGGAAGAACGGTAACAAGCTCTGCTTCGGTTTATTCTTTTTTACACATATCTAAAGAATGGATGAATGTGTAATATGATTCTCTGCGTGACCGTCATGAGTATTTCTTTCTGCAGGACATCCGTTCATGTGTCTCCTGGACGTCCTGTCCATCAAAAATGAGAAAGGAGAAGTGGTGCTCTTCTTGCTGTCTTTCAAAGACGTGACAGACACCCGCGGGAGGACCCAACACGTGGAGGGTGAGGGCGGAGTGTGGTGGAGGTTTCGTCTTGCGAAATCCATTCTTTCTCTTTAACCACGCAGAGCCGACACTCCGGAGCAGGAAAAACAAGCGCTCCCACTTGTCTCAAGCCCGAGACAGAGGACGGACTGTCCTCCATCACCTGAGCAGCCTCTTCACCaagaggagccagaggaagctACCCAAAGTGAGCGATCGaaaatgacatttgaaatgtaataACAGTGTCAGTCAGTCAGGTCATTAGGATCACAATGAAATGCTACGCTTGAGACCAGACCCAAGACCACATGGTCTGAATCGAATGTGTGAAAAACCACCATCTGCATTCTACCTACGCACCTATTCATGCTCCTTATCggagacaaaagaaaaagagagctCTGACTGTCAGTGTCAAACTCACTGTTAATACAACATGAATGATGTCAACAATTCCCTCTTACAGTTGAGACCACCTATCCTGAGATCGAGACCAACGAAGGGGGCGAGACCGAAACCAGAACAAACCACAAGTGTATTCCAGTGATAACATCTATCAGCTCATATCAGCTCttgatatattttgaaaaaatgcaGAATGTTGACTGTTTATTTTACACTCAGAAACAAACGTGTGCGTCTACATGACTAGACTTATGCTGTTACCATTATTACACTCCACCTCACTGATCTGAGCCTCAACTTGGTCTCAGGCCCTCAAAGTCCTGAACTTGGTCCCTGTTTGCTCTGGTCTCAGCCTCGGTGTAGGAGGTCTTGGCCACAAGACTAACTGCATCATTGAGTGAAACAAGACAACACAGCCATGAGAGGTCTGTAAATAAAGCAGAAATaagatgacaacaaaaaacaccagaaaatagacaggaaataaaaaacacaacagtacTCAAACTTGAGGGTAATTTTGAATGAATATAAACACGGCTCATTTCACAATAAATTATAAAAGGCAGAGTTACACTACTATTActtataataacataataatcataattattaCCATTATTAGTTTGATCTGCACAACAAATACTGCTGTTGctcaaaaaatacaaatatacaaaaaaaaaaatcttcaactaCTTCTCAATAACTACAGTAACGCTTGTTCATCTGTAACTACACAGTAATTACTTCTACAATTAGCACCTCAAATACTCAACTTACTAGATATCATAAATTTCATTATCTATTCATTATCTAAGCTGTTATTCAAGATATTAGAAAGAAATCTAGCAACACTGGTAATACATTCTCTGCTGCCATAACTCCTCCTGTTTCGAATATTTCCATGACAGCTACACTTATGGATAGTAACTGCATAATTCAGTTGTTGAATATCCATAATAATATAATCTTTGAGATACTTTAAAGTTTCCTCCAAAGAGTGAAACTGTGATCTGCTGTCTAGTTCTTTTCTAAAGCTCCTTTTTTTCTATCACCATCAGAGTGTTTTCCAGAAACCGTCCCTCCCTGAGTACAAGGTGGCAGCGGTGAAGAAGTCCCGCTTCATCCTGCTCCACTACAGTGTCTCTAAAGCCCTATGGGACTGGCTCATCCTGCTGGCCACCTTCTACGTCGCCGTCACCGTCCCTTACAACGTCTGCTTTGTCAGCCATGAGCCGGCTGACGCCCGCCACTCTCAAGTCAGTCGCAGCACCATCGGCAGCGACATCTCGGTGGAGATGCTCTTCATACTGGGTACGATTTCACAGGTGTGTCTGGTTGTCTGGAGGTTTCTGCCTCAGGAGGTGGAAATCCTTTCCCACAGCATTGATATTATGGGAACTAGAGCTGCACAAAGCCTTAGTGACAGGTAGCTGAAGCATCGTAAGACAGTTTCCTAATGTTCAAAGGGGACTAAATGGTGCTTGAgaatgatatgaggtttcattgaatgaattgTTCAtgctcaaacattttacagcaggcagtgccatctggtggccccagaaaatcaggacagtgtttcatgaaacctcataagcccatcactagaaaGCTTGCAACAAGATTGGCACCACACCCACAttaagtttcttttttatttgacttgaacCGACCATGTATTCTGAGGCAATATTTTCCCATTctttaaaaatgttcagaacacaGCACGGCACTACTTTCAACCCAAGCACTACCTTCAACCCACTTTAAAaagatgtatttgtttattccCTCAGAATTTCATGTGTTCTTCATACACCAACAAATGGGTCTAAACCTGTTAACCATTGGTTTGTTCGCTCTCCATTATCTGTTATTGCTGTTTCCGGATGCTGTTTGAGTCACTGTCTCTCCTGTTGTATGTTACCAAATgagttaaaataaatgataattggCGTCACACGGTGACGTGTTGCGATGTAGCGGTGGTTGTTTCCCTGGTGATGGAGAACATATGATTAAACCTCCTACCTTTTTCACGCCCCCTCCAACTGTCTCGGTTGCCCCAGGTGACGCATCATAATTGGATTTCTCTCACTTTGTGCCACTATTTATAAGGTTTGCCACTATGTTCACGGAGGTTGACATTTAAGTTTTCGTCAAATCTCATTAGTatgtgaagtttttttccccttttttccaTGATACTTCCTCTGATTCTGCTTCTCCAATTCCAGATATTGTTCTAAATTTCCGCACCACCTTTGTGAGCCGGTCCGGTCAAGTGGTGTACGACGCGCGATCCATCTGCCTCCACTACTGCTCCACCTGGTTCTTTGTGGATTTGATCGCAGCGTTGCCATTTGACCTTTTGTACGCTTTCAACATCACAGTGGTAAGAGCTCACCGTCTGTGAACATGTGTCATAATTAGGGAGTGGGCGTTGCACTCCTCACTTCAAGTAGCTATAGAAATGTGTTCATGCACATCTGTCTGCACAACAGCTGAAGCATGCTTTCATTCTTACCCTTGTCAGTACAAATACAGTGTATTTCAAAATAGCACGTGTTCCAATAGCCACACACTGCAGTGTAATACATagataagtaaaaaaaaacaaaaaaaaaacgcttttggACATCTAATATGTTCACCAAGTCACTCATTGTCACCCAAACTACGATTTTGAAATAATTTTTCCGACATATATTTTAGCTATATAATTCGTGTTAAGTatattggacagcaggtggctgtAGCATTAAGGAACGTGTCAACACAGCGCTTGCAGCGAAGGCTGGATAAGAAGAACGCTTAAACATTTTATCACTACACATACAAAACTGTTTATACTTCGGTGATTTCCATCGTGTATTTTAAAAGTTTAGATTCAAGGCTTCAAGACTATTTATATACACTGAAACTAACATAGTATAATATTGGCTGACATATGATGTTAAAAGTAACAAGGATTTTACTTATTTCAATCTGGCTACTCGTCTTGCGAATCGAGACgttattatttaatataaacCGACAGAGGTTACGTTATGAGGAGCTATGTAACACACCAGTTGTCTTTTGTGTCCAGACGTCGCTGGTTCACCTGCTGAAAACCGTCCGCCTGCTGCGACTCCTGCGTCTGCTGCAGAAGCTGGACCGCTACTCTCAGTACAGCGCTGTGGTTCTGACCCTCCTCATGTCTGTGTTTGCACTACTTGCTCACTGGATGGCCTGCGTCTGGTACGTCATCGGACGCAAGGAAATAGAAAGCAGTGACCCCGTGATCTGGGACATAGGTGAGAACGTCTGCCAGCACTGCAGTCAAAATATTCTTctcttttgtgtttgaaatgtgcTTCGCTTGTTGTTCTGCTCCAGGGTGGTTACAGGAGCTGGGGAAGCGTCTGGAGACTCCATACATCAACAGCACCATGGGTGGCCCGCCCATGCCGAGTGCCTATATAGCCTCACTATACTTCACACTCAGCAGCCTCACCAGTGTCGGGTTTGGCAACGTGTGTGCCAACACAGACGCCGAGAAGATCTTCTCCATCTGCATCATGCTCATGGGCGGTGAGTTGTCTTAAAGGCCGATGCTCATTGTGTCACAAGAAGATGGGATGACAATCTGCTCTTGCTCCAGCGCTGATGCACGCTGTGGTCTTTGGGAATgtcacggccatcatccagcgCATGTATTCCCGCCGCTCCCAGTACCACACGAGAATGAAAGACCTCAAGGACTTCATCCGTGTGCATCGACTCcctcagcagctgaagcagaggaTGTTGGAGTACTTCCAGGCCACGTGGTCCGTCAACAACGGCATCAACACCAACGAGGTAGAACCTCAACCTGATCTGAGCAAAACATTGTCACACAAGAGTCAACCACCCAAACAAAGACAGAATGGCTGTCTCGAGTGAGAGAATGAGGACAGAAGTTTTGTGAGCAGCCTTTGCTCTTCAACAACCAAATTTCGCCATGAGGGAAGAAtaatctagtctaatctaatctaatctaatctaatctaatctaatctaatctagtctagtctagtctagtctagtctagtctgatctagtccagtctagtctactctagtctagtctagtctagtctagtctagtctagtctaatctaatctagtccagtctagtccagtctagtctagtctagtctagtctagtctagtctagtctagtctagtccagtccagtctagtctagtctagtctagtctagtctactctagtctagtctagtctagtctagtctaatctagtccagtccagtctagtctactctagtctagtctagtctagtctagtctagtctagtctaatctaatctagtccagtctagtctagtctagtctagtctagtctagtctactctagtctagtctagtctagtctagtctagtctagtctagtctaatctaatctagtccagtctagtctagtctagtctagtctagtctactctagtctagtctagtctaatctagtccagtccagtctagtctactctagtctagtctagtctaatctaatctagtctagtctagtctagtctagtctagtctagtctagtctagtctactctagtctagtctagtctagtctagtctagtctactctactctagtctagtccaatctagtctagtctagtctagtctagtctaatctaatctagtccagtctagtctagtctagtctaatctaatctagtccagtctagtctagtctagtctagtctagtctactctagtctactctagtctagtctagtctagtctagtctagtctaatctaatctagtccagtctagtctagtctagtctagtctagtctactctagtctagtctagtctagtctagtctagtctaatctagtccagtccagtctagtctactctagtctagtctagtctagtctagtctaatctaatctagtccagtctagtctagtctagtctagtctagtctactctagtctagtctagtctagtctagtctactctagtctagtctagtctaatctagtctagtctagtctagtctagtctaatctaatctagtccagtctagtctagtctagtctaatctaatctagtccagtctagtctagtctagtctagtctagtctaatctagtctagtctagtctagtctagtctagtctagtctagtctaatctaatctagtccagtctagtctagtctagtctagtctagtctagtctaatctagtctagtctaatctaatctagtccagtctagtctagtctagtctagtctagtctagtctaatctaatctagtccagtctagtctagtctagtctactctagtctagtctagtctagtctagtctagtctaatctagtccagtccagtctagtctagtctagtctagtctagtctagtctagtctaatctaatctagtccagtctagtctagtctagtctaatctagtctagtctagtctagtctagtctaatctaatctagtccagtctagtctagtctagtctaatctaatctagtccagtctagtctagtctagtctaatctaatctagtccagtctagtccagtctagtctagtctagtctagtctagtctagtctaatgtaatgtaatctaaaGGAGTGGTCCCAGGAAGGTCCCATAAGGGTTACTGGGTTTGACAATATTAAAAACTGTTTCTGGCTAAAAACAATGCAACCATGAAACAAAGGGCTTTCACTGGCAGTTTTCtaacacgaaaaaaaaaagggtcaaaaCAATACATCATGATAGAATGCAATCATTTTCAGCCTTCAAAATACCTTCACTGCTCCATTTCCAGAGATTTTTTCTATACTTCGTTCTTAAATTGACACAAAGATTGACACGCACATTGACACGCAGAACTGTCCTTCAGTGACATACGTCATGAAGGaccataatttccggactatatgCCGCATTTTCTCGCGGTCGGAACCCTGTGACTCATACTATACAacgatgtggctaatatatggattttcacaggctaaagagcatcgtgctgccaaaataatcagcctcatcacatcaaaccgatgaaatcacaggtgttttaatgactttaaagcgctcaaaatgcagtGTTTTCAGACAGGCCGAGAAGCAACAGCTGTCACCGGCCGTGGTGTTTTTGAGCACTTTAACGCATATATAAGATGTGAGCAGATTCCAGGATCCTGATcggatgttttttgtttctggCACGTGACCATTTCGTGCCTAGTATTGTTTGGGCGGCTGTACTGAAAGGACACTTACTCGTATGCTGTGGTGCactcaaagaaagaaacattcgCCTCCTTAAAATAAGTTATGATAAATAATTATTTGTATGTTGAacgttcatttaaaaaaataaaataaaatgcacgaTGTGACTTGGTGCAATAGGGTGTGGGATGGTGCAACTGTGAAGTTTTACACTCACAGAAACCGTAGGTGGATTCAGGTTATTGGTCACCATCCTAAGTAACGTTTAACACATTCAtaataatgtgaaattaaagGTTTTGTGAACCGTGCCAATGATTtctgtgaaaactctttttgatATCTCAGAAGATAGAAGTTCTGCGTCTGAAAAGTCCATAATTTCGCACTAAAATTCGAGCTAAAGCAAATAGTCTTGACACGTGAGTCAACGTTCACCCACTTTAAGACACTGTATATTGTTGATAAGCGAAAGGTTGCTCAGCTAAGTTTACCGAAGTGTTCCAGGAAAAGTTGtcgctcattaaaaaaaaaaaaaagtggcgtGAGAACACTCATCAACAGCTCCACCATCACCTCGTACTGATAACAAATTCAGTGTCGCAGGTGCTAGTCACTGATGACACATTTTCACACCAaagacagcagcaggagaatGAGCTGCTGTGAACGGAGCTTCTTCCAGCTGCATGAGACGCGACAATGCTTCTATGGTAGTGTTGGCTAGCTGGCCGTAGCCATTAGAAGAGGTTCCATTGGCATATCGCTGTCTtgttctctctctcagctgctcCATGACTTCCCAGACGAGTTGCGGGCCGACATCGCCATGCACCTGAATAAAGACATCCTGCAGCTGCCCGTGTTCGAGCCAGCCAGCCGCGGCTGTCTGCGCTCACTCTCCCTGCATATTAAGACCTCCTTCTGCGCGCCGGGGGAATATCTGATCCGACACGGAGACGCCTTGCAAGCCTACTACTTTGTCTGCTCCGGGTCACTGGAGGTCCTGAAGGACGGCATGGTCCTGGCCATCCTGGGTCCGTCCCTTCTAATCTCCGGTCAGAGATCTATCTCTTCTGTCTTATGTTTTTATTCCCTCCAGGTAAAGGTGATCTTATAGGGGCAGATCTTCCAGAACatgactgggtcattaaaaGCAACGCAGACGTGAAGGCCCTGACCTACTGTGACCTCCAGTACATCAGCGTGAAGGCCCTGAGGGAGGTCCTCGGACTCTACTCGGAATACAGCAGCCGCTTCACCTCAGACATCCATCACAACCTGACGTTTAACTTGAGAGATGGTCGAGATCTTGATGTAAGACCTCACCTCTTTCTTACcttttgcatgtgtttattttgaatttgCTCCACCTACAGGGAGGGATGAGGCATCCGTGGTCCTCCAGAGTGACTCAGGTATGTGGTCACTAGAACCTTGTTACTCCAGCATAGCACAACAGGCAACCATTTACTTCAGTGGACGACTGTTCGGTTGACAAATGACACTACACACAATATGAATATTTAAGTTCAGAAGTGAATGACAAGGATGTGTTCTCCCTCAAGTTATCTCGAAATATTGACCATTATTTTAAGACTTTTTTAGGAGGATAGTGTGagactttcacacacacacttccagagTGAAACAATCAGGTAAAAACAAACCTGCTTGGATAAAATGTGCCTCTTTCTAGGGTCACATGAC
The genomic region above belongs to Synchiropus splendidus isolate RoL2022-P1 chromosome 19, RoL_Sspl_1.0, whole genome shotgun sequence and contains:
- the hcrt gene encoding orexin; the protein is MTSWLSCDLVRDAGTRPPARKVLALVLMLLLSQLACDAHSVSDCCRHPTRSCRLYVLLCRPSGQASAVNDASAGILTLGKRTEDEQRLQSRLHMLLHGSRNQAAGILTMGRRDEEQARGQYMNWVVQSGPTVTTQLPAQD
- the kcnh4a gene encoding potassium voltage-gated channel subfamily H member 4a gives rise to the protein MPVMKGLLAPQNTFLDTIVDHFDGTHSNFLLGNAHGRHGYPIVYCSDGFCELTGFARNEVMQKSCTCHFLHGADTSENLIQQVGKALEGQQECQVEICFYRKNGHPFMCLLDVLSIKNEKGEVVLFLLSFKDVTDTRGRTQHVEEPTLRSRKNKRSHLSQARDRGRTVLHHLSSLFTKRSQRKLPKSVFQKPSLPEYKVAAVKKSRFILLHYSVSKALWDWLILLATFYVAVTVPYNVCFVSHEPADARHSQVSRSTIGSDISVEMLFILDIVLNFRTTFVSRSGQVVYDARSICLHYCSTWFFVDLIAALPFDLLYAFNITVTSLVHLLKTVRLLRLLRLLQKLDRYSQYSAVVLTLLMSVFALLAHWMACVWYVIGRKEIESSDPVIWDIGWLQELGKRLETPYINSTMGGPPMPSAYIASLYFTLSSLTSVGFGNVCANTDAEKIFSICIMLMGALMHAVVFGNVTAIIQRMYSRRSQYHTRMKDLKDFIRVHRLPQQLKQRMLEYFQATWSVNNGINTNELLHDFPDELRADIAMHLNKDILQLPVFEPASRGCLRSLSLHIKTSFCAPGEYLIRHGDALQAYYFVCSGSLEVLKDGMVLAILGKGDLIGADLPEHDWVIKSNADVKALTYCDLQYISVKALREVLGLYSEYSSRFTSDIHHNLTFNLRDGRDLDGGMRHPWSSRVTQVCGH